From Amycolatopsis sp. cg9, one genomic window encodes:
- a CDS encoding ABC transporter ATP-binding protein translates to MSDNELLLEVEDLHVEFRTSDGVANVLNGVGYSVHAGETLAVLGESGSGKSVTAQTVMGILDTPPGVITGGAVRWRGEDLLTASEDRRREVRGSEIAMIFQDALSALNPVFTVGFQIEEQLRVRLGMSKKDARKRAIELLDTVRIPAAERRIKDYPHQFSGGMRQRAMIAMSLALDPDLLIADEPTTALDVTVQAQIMDLLAEIQAERKMGLVLITHDLGVVAEVADRIAVMYAGRIVEQADVGELFRAPAHPYTAALMDSLPRLDLKGQTLETIKGLPPSLLDIPPGCAFHPRCKRAEARCSEEVPPPLGIGFGRTSACHFAEEVVNSRA, encoded by the coding sequence TTGTCCGACAACGAACTCCTGCTCGAGGTTGAGGATCTGCACGTCGAGTTCCGGACCTCCGACGGCGTGGCGAACGTGCTCAACGGCGTCGGCTACTCCGTGCACGCCGGGGAAACCCTGGCCGTGCTCGGGGAATCCGGCTCCGGGAAGAGCGTCACGGCGCAGACGGTGATGGGCATCCTCGACACGCCGCCCGGCGTGATCACCGGCGGGGCCGTGCGCTGGCGCGGCGAAGACCTGCTGACGGCGTCGGAGGACCGCCGCCGCGAAGTCCGCGGCAGCGAGATCGCGATGATCTTCCAGGACGCGCTTTCGGCGCTGAACCCGGTGTTCACCGTGGGCTTCCAGATCGAGGAACAGCTGCGCGTCCGGCTCGGGATGTCCAAAAAGGACGCGCGGAAGCGCGCGATCGAACTCCTCGACACCGTCCGCATCCCGGCCGCCGAGCGCCGGATCAAGGACTACCCGCACCAGTTCTCCGGCGGCATGCGCCAGCGCGCGATGATCGCGATGTCGCTCGCGCTCGACCCGGACCTGCTCATCGCCGACGAGCCGACCACCGCGCTCGACGTCACCGTCCAGGCCCAGATCATGGACCTGCTGGCCGAGATCCAGGCCGAACGCAAGATGGGGCTGGTGCTGATCACCCACGACCTCGGTGTCGTCGCCGAAGTCGCCGACCGGATCGCGGTCATGTACGCGGGCCGGATCGTCGAGCAGGCCGACGTCGGCGAGCTGTTCCGCGCCCCGGCCCACCCGTACACCGCCGCGCTGATGGACTCGCTGCCGCGGCTGGACCTCAAAGGACAGACACTGGAGACCATCAAGGGCCTGCCGCCGAGCTTGCTCGACATCCCGCCCGGCTGCGCGTTCCACCCGCGGTGCAAGCGCGCCGAAGCGCGCTGTTCCGAGGAAGTCCCGCCACCGCTCGGGATCGGCTTCGGCCGGACGAGCGCGTGCCACTTCGCCGAAGAGGTGGTGAACTCCCGTGCCTGA
- a CDS encoding ABC transporter ATP-binding protein — protein MPDPILSVTDLKKYFPVRTGILFKRTIGQVKAVDGVSFDLLPGETLGVVGESGCGKSTLAQVLMRLEEPTAGTAKFEGRDIFSMRGAELRKLRREIQIVLQDPYTSLNPRMTVGDIVGEPFEIHPEVAPKGSRAAKVRELLDVVGLNPEHLNRYPHQFSGGQRQRIGIARALALRPKVIICDEPVSALDVSIQAQVMNLLGDLQSEFGLSYVFIAHDLSVVRHLSNRVAVMYLGKIVEVGTDEEIYERPSHPYTQALLSAVPVADPAVRGRRQVIRLTGDVPSPLDPPSGCRFRTRCWKAQEKCAEEVPALEPRTDGHLSACHFAEQKSVVP, from the coding sequence GTGCCTGACCCCATCCTGTCGGTCACCGACCTGAAGAAGTACTTCCCCGTCCGCACCGGAATCCTGTTCAAGCGCACGATCGGCCAGGTCAAGGCGGTCGACGGCGTTTCGTTCGACCTGCTGCCCGGGGAAACCCTCGGCGTCGTCGGCGAATCCGGCTGCGGGAAGTCGACGCTCGCCCAGGTGCTGATGCGCCTGGAGGAGCCGACCGCGGGCACCGCGAAGTTCGAGGGCCGCGACATCTTCTCGATGCGCGGCGCCGAGCTGCGCAAGCTGCGGCGCGAGATCCAGATCGTGCTGCAGGACCCGTACACCTCGCTCAACCCGCGGATGACGGTCGGCGACATCGTCGGCGAGCCGTTCGAAATCCACCCCGAGGTCGCCCCCAAGGGGTCGCGCGCGGCGAAGGTGCGTGAACTGCTGGACGTCGTCGGGCTCAACCCCGAGCACCTCAACCGCTACCCGCACCAGTTCTCCGGCGGGCAGCGCCAGCGCATCGGCATCGCGCGGGCGCTGGCCCTGCGGCCCAAGGTGATCATCTGCGACGAGCCGGTGTCCGCGTTGGACGTTTCGATCCAGGCGCAGGTGATGAACCTGCTCGGCGACCTGCAGAGCGAGTTCGGGCTGTCGTACGTGTTCATCGCGCACGACCTGTCGGTGGTGCGGCACCTGTCCAACCGGGTCGCGGTGATGTACCTCGGCAAGATCGTCGAGGTCGGCACCGACGAGGAGATCTACGAACGACCGTCCCACCCGTACACCCAGGCGCTGCTGTCCGCGGTGCCGGTGGCGGACCCGGCCGTGCGCGGCCGCCGCCAGGTGATCCGGCTGACCGGCGACGTGCCGAGTCCCCTGGATCCCCCGTCCGGGTGCCGGTTCCGCACGCGGTGCTGGAAAGCGCAAGAGAAGTGCGCGGAGGAGGTACCGGCGCTCGAGCCCAGGACGGACGGGCACTTGTCAGCTTGTCACTTCGCGGAGCAGAAGTCGGTTGTTCCATAA
- a CDS encoding ABC transporter permease produces MIRYVLRRLLQLIPVFFGTTFLIYVLVWAVPGDPFSGKCGQAACPPAYIAQMTEKFNLADNVFVQYFKYLGSLFTGDWGETFNGTSVGELIGTSYPITLRLAVVAVVIEAVIGLTAGVLTGLRGKGFLDNLVLVSTTFLISLPVFVTAIVLQLALGSNGLGLIEASVSDNPGIGELIVPGIALGSLSMAYVARLSRTSIAENRRADYVRTAIAKGQPNSRVVGVHLLRNSVIPVLTFLGTDLGALMGGAIVTEGVFNINGLGGLIFRGIQNRESATVVGVVVLLVLVYLLMSLIVDLLYAVLDPRIRYD; encoded by the coding sequence ATGATCCGCTATGTCCTGCGACGGCTGCTCCAGCTGATCCCGGTGTTCTTCGGCACCACGTTCCTGATCTACGTCCTCGTCTGGGCCGTGCCGGGCGACCCCTTCTCCGGCAAGTGCGGCCAGGCCGCCTGCCCGCCGGCCTACATCGCCCAGATGACCGAGAAGTTCAACCTGGCCGACAACGTGTTCGTCCAGTACTTCAAGTACCTCGGGAGCCTGTTCACCGGCGACTGGGGCGAAACCTTCAACGGCACGTCGGTCGGCGAGCTGATCGGCACGTCGTACCCGATCACGCTGCGCCTGGCCGTGGTCGCGGTCGTCATCGAGGCGGTCATCGGCCTCACCGCCGGCGTGCTGACCGGCCTGCGCGGCAAGGGTTTCCTCGACAACCTCGTGCTGGTCTCGACCACGTTCCTGATCTCGCTGCCGGTGTTCGTCACCGCGATCGTGCTGCAGCTGGCCCTGGGCAGCAACGGGCTCGGCCTGATCGAAGCGAGCGTCTCCGACAACCCCGGCATCGGCGAGCTGATCGTCCCGGGCATCGCGCTCGGCAGCCTGTCCATGGCCTACGTGGCCCGGCTGTCGAGGACGAGCATCGCCGAGAACCGCCGCGCCGACTACGTGCGGACGGCGATCGCCAAGGGGCAGCCGAACAGCCGCGTCGTCGGCGTCCACCTGCTCCGCAACTCGGTGATCCCGGTGCTCACGTTCCTCGGCACCGACCTCGGCGCCCTGATGGGCGGCGCGATCGTCACCGAAGGCGTGTTCAACATCAACGGACTGGGCGGGCTCATCTTCCGCGGCATCCAGAACCGGGAGAGCGCGACCGTCGTCGGCGTCGTCGTCCTGCTGGTGCTGGTGTACCTGCTGATGAGCCTGATCGTCGACCTGCTCTACGCCGTTCTCGACCCGAGGATCCGCTATGACTGA
- a CDS encoding ABC transporter permease — protein MTDPNLVGGGGADAAELSRVDDSAAGPHKPRSLWSDAWRQLRRKPAFVASAVIIALIVLIAIAPGLFSSRDAGFSDLTHANEGPSGDAWFGYDNQGYDVYARTIYGARASLLVGVFSTLLTVLIGSIVGILAGYYGRLVDSLLSRFGDIFAGLPFVLGAIVILTTFNAPGTNPGAVTIIVQVVCSIAVLSWPVAMRIMRSATLVAKQLDYVKAARGLGASTPRIIFRHLLPNTIAPVLVYATIALGAFIGAEATLAYLGIGVRPPVISWGVMISDSRDYFRVDPHMLLFPGAFVTLTVLAFVMLGDGIRDALDPKSR, from the coding sequence ATGACTGACCCGAACCTGGTGGGCGGCGGCGGGGCCGACGCGGCCGAGCTGTCCCGCGTCGACGACTCCGCCGCCGGCCCGCACAAGCCCCGCAGCCTGTGGAGCGACGCGTGGCGCCAGCTGCGCCGGAAGCCGGCGTTCGTCGCCTCCGCCGTGATCATCGCCCTGATCGTGCTGATCGCGATCGCGCCCGGCCTGTTCAGCTCGCGCGACGCGGGCTTCAGCGATCTCACGCACGCCAACGAAGGCCCGTCCGGGGACGCCTGGTTCGGGTACGACAACCAGGGTTACGACGTCTACGCGCGCACCATCTACGGCGCCCGCGCGTCGCTGCTGGTCGGGGTGTTCTCGACGCTGCTGACCGTCCTCATCGGATCGATCGTCGGCATCCTGGCCGGCTACTACGGCCGGCTCGTCGACAGCCTCCTGTCCCGCTTCGGCGACATCTTCGCCGGCCTGCCGTTCGTGCTCGGCGCGATCGTCATCCTGACGACGTTCAACGCGCCCGGCACCAACCCCGGCGCGGTCACGATCATCGTCCAGGTGGTCTGCTCGATCGCGGTGCTGAGCTGGCCGGTGGCCATGCGCATCATGCGCTCGGCGACGCTGGTGGCCAAGCAGCTCGACTACGTCAAGGCCGCGCGCGGCCTCGGCGCCAGCACCCCGCGGATCATCTTCCGGCACCTGCTGCCGAACACGATCGCGCCGGTGCTGGTGTACGCGACCATCGCGCTCGGCGCGTTCATCGGCGCCGAAGCGACGCTGGCCTACCTCGGCATCGGGGTGCGCCCGCCGGTGATCTCGTGGGGCGTGATGATCAGCGACTCGCGGGACTACTTCCGCGTCGACCCGCACATGCTGCTGTTCCCCGGTGCCTTCGTCACCCTGACCGTGCTGGCCTTCGTGATGCTGGGCGACGGCATCCGCGACGCGCTCGATCCGAAGTCGAGGTAG
- a CDS encoding DUF501 domain-containing protein, translated as MNSTQQHRFEPVTEADREVIAEQLGRPPRALRAVAARCPSGHPSVVQTSPRLENGTPFPTLYYLTCPKLNSMIGTIEASGIMKEMTERLTTDPELAARYQRTHETYLAERDAIEPLGHQVTAGGMPGRVKCLHVHVAHTLAVGPGVNPFGDETLAMLKANGWPSGDCAA; from the coding sequence GTGAACAGCACGCAGCAGCACCGGTTCGAGCCCGTCACCGAAGCCGATCGCGAGGTCATCGCGGAGCAGCTCGGACGGCCGCCGCGGGCGTTGCGCGCCGTGGCCGCGCGGTGCCCGAGCGGGCACCCGTCGGTGGTGCAGACCAGCCCGCGGCTGGAGAACGGCACCCCGTTCCCGACGCTCTACTACCTGACGTGCCCGAAGCTGAACTCGATGATCGGCACCATCGAGGCGTCCGGGATCATGAAGGAGATGACCGAGCGGCTCACGACCGATCCCGAGCTCGCCGCGCGGTACCAGCGCACCCACGAGACGTACCTCGCCGAGCGCGACGCCATCGAGCCGCTCGGTCACCAGGTCACCGCGGGGGGCATGCCCGGCCGCGTCAAGTGCCTGCACGTGCACGTGGCCCACACGCTGGCGGTCGGTCCCGGGGTGAACCCGTTCGGTGACGAGACCCTCGCCATGCTTAAGGCGAACGGGTGGCCCTCGGGTGACTGCGCCGCGTAA
- a CDS encoding VOC family protein, giving the protein MSSGYRGLAPYLYYADATAALAWLTRVFGFTEEVRFADAAGEVFQATLRVGDAKVQIAGVGADYWQAKGVDGPVGQLNIVYVDDVDEHFGRIEAALGDEGELDPPQDQPYGARVFTVADLGGNSWTFWQQTSETVELPPGWQAIRTDG; this is encoded by the coding sequence ATGAGCAGCGGGTACCGGGGCCTGGCGCCCTACCTCTACTACGCCGACGCCACCGCGGCGCTCGCCTGGCTGACCAGGGTCTTCGGGTTCACCGAGGAGGTCCGCTTCGCCGACGCCGCGGGCGAGGTCTTCCAGGCGACCCTCCGCGTCGGCGACGCGAAGGTCCAGATCGCGGGCGTCGGAGCGGACTACTGGCAGGCCAAGGGCGTCGACGGGCCGGTCGGCCAGCTCAACATCGTCTACGTCGACGACGTCGACGAGCACTTCGGGCGGATCGAGGCCGCGCTCGGGGACGAAGGCGAGCTGGACCCGCCGCAGGACCAGCCCTACGGCGCCCGGGTGTTCACCGTCGCCGACCTCGGCGGCAACAGCTGGACGTTCTGGCAGCAGACGTCCGAGACCGTCGAGCTGCCGCCCGGCTGGCAGGCCATCCGCACGGACGGCTGA
- a CDS encoding ABC transporter substrate-binding protein translates to MRRSRRLWGPTVVMTSLALVLAACGGGSGSSAGAGGADPDGTVSVYGTEPQNSLVPTNTNELGGTKAVQPMFATLVGFKGADAQPFNLMADSITTTDSKVYDIKIKQGWKFHDGTEVKAHNFIDAWNYGAYAPNGQLNTDFYANIQGYKDVHPADENAKPTTDKMSGLVAKGDYEFQVTLDAPFSVFSIKIGYTAFAPLPDSFFKDPKGYEQHPIGNGPLKFVSRTPNQDIKLTRNDDYPGADKVNFKNLDIKIYASQETAYQDLLSGRLDFMEALPPSAVAGGKYKADLGDRLVTGHLLGISTIAVPYYVPGYNNLELRKAISMAIDRAQITKTVMNDTYVPADGYISQGIPGARPGVCQFCKFDPAGAKEAFAKSGFKGKLTIASNADGGRKEPLVAACNSIKNTLGVECDFVPATDFGQWRSIVTGKKLTGMGRSDWSADYPSIEDFLNPIYKTGGSSNDSDYSNPQVDAVLAQADGTADKDAAVKLYQQAEDLIAKDLPSIPVWDEKGVAAKSKNLKSAALDFRRMPDYQSIEVLKK, encoded by the coding sequence ATGCGTCGTTCGCGCAGGCTCTGGGGACCCACGGTGGTGATGACTTCGCTGGCGCTCGTGCTCGCCGCGTGCGGCGGCGGGTCGGGTAGTTCCGCGGGGGCCGGCGGGGCGGACCCGGACGGCACGGTCAGCGTCTACGGCACCGAACCGCAGAACTCGCTGGTCCCCACCAACACCAACGAGCTGGGCGGCACGAAGGCCGTCCAGCCGATGTTCGCCACGCTCGTCGGGTTCAAGGGCGCGGACGCGCAGCCGTTCAACCTGATGGCGGACTCGATCACCACGACCGACTCCAAGGTCTACGACATCAAGATCAAGCAGGGCTGGAAGTTCCACGACGGCACCGAGGTGAAGGCGCACAACTTCATCGACGCCTGGAACTACGGCGCCTACGCCCCGAACGGCCAGCTCAACACCGACTTCTACGCCAACATCCAGGGCTACAAGGACGTCCACCCCGCGGACGAGAACGCCAAGCCGACCACGGACAAGATGTCCGGCCTGGTCGCGAAGGGCGACTACGAGTTCCAAGTGACGTTGGACGCGCCGTTCTCGGTCTTCTCGATCAAGATCGGCTACACCGCTTTCGCGCCGCTGCCGGACTCGTTCTTCAAGGACCCCAAGGGCTACGAGCAGCACCCGATCGGCAACGGCCCGCTGAAGTTCGTCTCGCGGACGCCGAACCAGGACATCAAGCTCACCCGCAACGACGACTACCCGGGTGCGGACAAGGTCAACTTCAAGAACCTCGACATCAAGATCTACGCCAGCCAGGAGACCGCCTACCAGGACCTGCTGAGCGGGCGGCTCGACTTCATGGAGGCGCTGCCGCCGTCGGCGGTCGCGGGTGGCAAGTACAAGGCCGACCTGGGCGACCGGCTCGTCACCGGCCACCTGCTCGGCATCAGCACCATCGCCGTGCCGTACTACGTGCCCGGCTACAACAACCTCGAGCTGCGCAAGGCGATCTCGATGGCGATCGACCGCGCGCAGATCACCAAGACCGTCATGAACGACACCTACGTGCCGGCCGACGGCTACATCTCGCAGGGCATCCCGGGCGCGCGGCCCGGCGTCTGCCAGTTCTGCAAGTTCGACCCCGCGGGGGCCAAGGAGGCCTTCGCGAAGTCCGGCTTCAAGGGCAAGCTGACCATCGCGTCCAACGCGGACGGTGGCCGCAAGGAACCGCTGGTCGCGGCGTGCAACAGCATCAAGAACACGCTCGGCGTCGAGTGCGACTTCGTGCCCGCGACCGACTTCGGCCAGTGGCGCAGCATCGTCACCGGCAAGAAGCTGACCGGCATGGGCCGTTCGGACTGGTCGGCGGACTACCCGTCCATCGAGGACTTCCTCAACCCGATCTACAAGACCGGCGGGTCCTCGAACGACTCCGACTACTCGAACCCGCAGGTCGACGCGGTTCTCGCGCAGGCCGACGGCACCGCCGACAAGGACGCCGCCGTCAAGCTGTACCAGCAGGCCGAGGACCTGATCGCGAAGGACCTGCCCTCGATCCCGGTGTGGGACGAGAAGGGCGTCGCGGCGAAGTCGAAGAACCTCAAGTCGGCGGCGCTGGACTTCCGCCGCATGCCGGACTACCAGTCCATCGAGGTCCTGAAGAAGTAG
- a CDS encoding exopolyphosphatase, producing the protein MPRVAAIDCGTNSIRLLVAELTPRHDGTVDLRDLHREMRIVRLGQGVDATGQLAPEALERTRAALADYTIAARRKGAEKVRMVATSATRDAKNRDDFFRMTRETLGVEAEVISGDEEARLSFTGAVGEQDPDDGPFVVVDVGGGSTELVLGTWDGRQAEVLAAKSVDIGCVRITERALKSDPPTADEIAAARDLAGKVLTDAFDVVDVARASTWVGVAGTVTTLSAIALGLPEYDSDRVHLSKLSPADIDRLASELLQSDHATRAANPVIHPGRVDVIGGGAVVVQTLAEQLAARGGPTELVVSEHDILDGIALSLA; encoded by the coding sequence ATGCCTCGTGTTGCCGCGATCGACTGTGGGACCAACTCCATCCGCCTGCTCGTCGCCGAGCTGACGCCGCGCCACGACGGCACGGTCGACCTGCGCGACCTGCACCGCGAAATGCGGATCGTCCGGCTCGGCCAAGGCGTCGACGCCACCGGGCAGCTGGCGCCCGAAGCGCTCGAACGCACGCGGGCCGCGCTCGCCGACTACACGATCGCCGCACGGCGCAAGGGTGCCGAGAAGGTGCGCATGGTCGCCACCTCCGCCACCCGGGACGCGAAGAACCGAGACGACTTCTTCCGCATGACCCGCGAGACCCTCGGCGTCGAGGCCGAGGTGATCAGCGGGGACGAGGAAGCCCGGCTCAGCTTCACCGGCGCCGTCGGGGAGCAGGACCCGGACGACGGTCCCTTCGTCGTGGTCGACGTCGGCGGCGGCTCGACCGAGCTGGTCCTCGGCACCTGGGACGGCAGGCAGGCCGAAGTGCTCGCCGCGAAGTCCGTCGACATCGGCTGCGTCCGGATCACCGAGCGCGCGCTCAAGAGCGACCCGCCGACCGCCGACGAGATCGCCGCCGCGCGCGACCTGGCCGGCAAGGTGCTGACCGACGCGTTCGATGTCGTCGACGTCGCCCGCGCGAGCACGTGGGTGGGCGTCGCCGGCACGGTGACCACGCTGTCCGCGATCGCGCTGGGGTTGCCGGAGTACGACAGCGACCGGGTGCACCTGTCCAAGCTGAGCCCGGCGGACATCGACCGGCTGGCTTCGGAACTGCTGCAGAGCGACCACGCCACCCGCGCGGCGAACCCGGTCATCCACCCCGGCCGCGTCGACGTCATCGGCGGCGGCGCCGTGGTGGTCCAGACCCTCGCCGAGCAGCTCGCGGCCCGCGGCGGCCCGACCGAGCTGGTCGTGAGCGAGCACGACATCCTCGACGGCATCGCCCTGTCGCTCGCCTGA
- the eno gene encoding phosphopyruvate hydratase, which yields MALIEQVGAREILDSRGNPTVEVEVALDDGTLARAAVPSGASTGEHEAVELRDGDTGRYNGKGVERAVAAVLDEIGPEMVGIEAVDQRIVDQKLVDLDGTPAKSRLGANAILGVSLAVAKAAAESAELELFRYLGGPNAHVLPVPMLNILNGGSHADSNVDVQEFMIAPIGAETFREALRWGAEVYHSLKSVLKGRGLSTGLGDEGGFAPNLANNREALDLILQAIEKAGYTPGRDVALALDVAATEFFADGAYTFEGSKKSAEQMSAYYAELLRDYPLVSIEDPLSEDDWDGWVTLTAEVGEKVQIVGDDLFVTNPDRLEEGITRRAANALLVKVNQIGTLSETLDAISLATSFGYKSMMSHRSGETEDTFIADLAVATGVGQIKTGAPARGERIAKYNQLLRIEETLGDAARYAGELAFPRFSAEG from the coding sequence GTGGCTCTCATCGAGCAGGTAGGCGCGCGCGAGATTCTGGACTCGCGCGGCAACCCGACGGTCGAGGTGGAGGTGGCTCTCGACGACGGCACCCTGGCGCGGGCCGCGGTCCCGTCGGGTGCGTCGACCGGTGAGCACGAAGCGGTCGAGCTGCGGGACGGCGACACCGGCCGCTACAACGGCAAGGGCGTCGAGCGCGCGGTCGCCGCGGTGCTCGACGAGATCGGCCCGGAGATGGTCGGCATCGAAGCCGTCGACCAGCGGATCGTCGACCAGAAGCTGGTCGACCTCGACGGCACGCCGGCGAAGTCCCGCCTCGGCGCGAACGCCATCCTCGGCGTCTCGCTGGCCGTCGCGAAGGCCGCCGCCGAGTCGGCCGAGCTGGAGCTGTTCCGCTACCTGGGCGGGCCGAACGCGCACGTGCTGCCGGTCCCGATGCTGAACATCCTCAACGGCGGTTCGCACGCGGACAGCAACGTCGACGTCCAGGAGTTCATGATCGCGCCGATCGGCGCGGAGACCTTCCGCGAGGCCCTGCGCTGGGGCGCCGAGGTCTACCACTCGCTGAAGTCGGTGCTGAAGGGCCGCGGCCTTTCGACCGGTCTGGGCGACGAGGGCGGCTTCGCGCCGAACCTGGCGAACAACCGCGAGGCGCTCGACCTGATCCTGCAGGCCATCGAGAAGGCCGGCTACACCCCGGGCCGCGACGTCGCGCTCGCGCTGGACGTCGCCGCGACGGAGTTCTTCGCCGACGGCGCGTACACCTTCGAAGGCAGCAAGAAGAGCGCGGAGCAGATGTCGGCGTACTACGCCGAGCTGCTGCGCGACTACCCGCTCGTGTCCATCGAGGACCCGCTGAGCGAGGACGACTGGGACGGCTGGGTCACCCTGACCGCCGAGGTCGGCGAGAAGGTCCAGATCGTCGGCGACGACCTGTTCGTCACCAACCCGGACCGCCTCGAGGAGGGCATCACCCGCCGCGCCGCCAACGCGCTGCTGGTGAAGGTCAACCAGATCGGCACCCTGTCCGAGACGCTCGACGCGATCTCGCTGGCGACGTCGTTCGGCTACAAGTCGATGATGAGCCACCGCTCCGGCGAGACCGAGGACACGTTCATCGCGGACCTGGCGGTCGCGACCGGCGTCGGCCAGATCAAGACCGGTGCCCCGGCCCGCGGCGAGCGCATCGCCAAGTACAACCAGCTGCTGCGCATCGAGGAGACCCTCGGTGACGCCGCCCGGTACGCCGGCGAGCTGGCCTTCCCGCGGTTCAGCGCCGAGGGCTGA
- a CDS encoding tetratricopeptide repeat protein: MTDAAAASQPPEESRFHAFRQAEDLVTRRRPLDALKVLQPLLESEDDKPSVHLLAGRAYFHSAQLRRAEQAFTRVLELDPTDHYARFILGRTLQRLGRFVEALAQIRMASAMNPVPEYLEAANEVKARIALRES; encoded by the coding sequence ATGACGGACGCCGCAGCTGCTTCGCAGCCTCCCGAAGAGTCGCGGTTCCATGCCTTCCGCCAGGCCGAAGACCTGGTAACGCGCCGCCGTCCGCTGGACGCGCTGAAGGTGCTGCAGCCCCTGCTGGAGTCCGAGGACGACAAGCCGTCGGTCCACCTGCTGGCCGGGCGCGCGTACTTCCACTCCGCGCAGTTGCGGCGGGCCGAGCAGGCGTTCACCCGGGTGCTGGAACTGGATCCGACCGACCACTACGCACGGTTCATCCTGGGCCGGACCCTGCAGCGCCTCGGCCGGTTCGTCGAGGCGCTGGCCCAGATCCGGATGGCGTCGGCGATGAACCCGGTCCCCGAGTACCTCGAAGCGGCCAACGAGGTCAAGGCGCGCATCGCGCTGCGCGAATCCTGA
- a CDS encoding septum formation initiator family protein produces MSTTRRAAVVAIVVCALAFTIAVPLRTYLAQRTEVREQQAQQAQLQQEVAQLQGRKAELSDPAQIEAEARRRLRYVKPGETPYIVQLPEDKAPDAAPPAGQQQVAGSSWYENLWNQVSGG; encoded by the coding sequence ATGTCCACCACCCGCCGCGCGGCGGTGGTGGCGATCGTGGTGTGCGCGCTGGCGTTCACCATCGCCGTGCCCCTGCGCACGTACCTCGCCCAGCGGACCGAGGTCCGCGAACAGCAGGCGCAGCAAGCACAGCTGCAGCAGGAGGTCGCTCAGCTCCAGGGCCGCAAGGCGGAGCTGAGCGACCCCGCGCAGATCGAAGCGGAAGCCCGGCGGCGGCTGCGGTACGTCAAGCCGGGCGAGACGCCGTACATCGTCCAGCTGCCGGAGGACAAGGCACCGGACGCGGCCCCGCCGGCGGGACAGCAGCAGGTCGCGGGCAGCTCCTGGTACGAGAACCTCTGGAACCAGGTCTCGGGCGGCTGA
- a CDS encoding lytic transglycosylase domain-containing protein — MRVRRLPDAVGSYTRRLGLRHRTAYPLITGIFAVIPALIAGGGTLGWLGGSGDHTRDAALGQGYDPGHAAIQQIAVDGTLPGAPTPLPLPAYELPDGPLGIPATAVSAYRNAADILGREQAACHIDWALIASIGRIESNHARGGYVDANGTTREPILGPQLNGQGGFAAIPDTDQGLLDTDPVWDRAVGPTQFIPGTWKGYASDGNGDGKSDPNNIYDAALATGRYLCSGGFDLAKPDQLRGAIYRYNNSDTYVNTVILWADAYRNGIMQVPDSTVPIGAPNAALAPAPPSVPPPPVPTTTPTSAPPPTTTPTVPTSKPSIPCASPTTTVTTTTVTSITTVPSPTNPPSSDGTTTPPPTTTPTPTCGATVTSVTTSTTPTTTTTVVPTSP, encoded by the coding sequence ATGCGCGTGCGGCGGCTGCCAGACGCAGTCGGGAGCTACACCCGAAGACTCGGGCTCCGCCACCGCACGGCGTACCCCCTGATCACCGGCATCTTCGCGGTGATCCCGGCGCTGATCGCCGGCGGCGGCACCCTCGGCTGGCTCGGCGGGAGCGGTGACCACACCCGCGACGCCGCGCTCGGCCAGGGCTACGACCCCGGCCACGCCGCCATCCAGCAGATCGCCGTCGACGGCACCCTCCCCGGCGCCCCCACCCCGCTGCCGCTCCCGGCTTACGAACTCCCCGACGGCCCGCTCGGCATCCCGGCCACCGCGGTCTCCGCGTACCGGAACGCAGCCGACATCCTCGGCCGCGAGCAGGCCGCGTGCCACATCGACTGGGCGCTGATCGCCAGCATCGGCCGCATCGAGTCCAACCACGCCCGCGGCGGCTACGTCGACGCGAACGGCACCACCCGCGAACCGATCCTCGGCCCGCAGCTCAACGGCCAGGGCGGGTTCGCCGCGATCCCGGACACCGACCAGGGCCTGCTGGACACGGACCCGGTGTGGGACCGCGCGGTCGGCCCGACGCAGTTCATCCCGGGAACGTGGAAGGGCTACGCGTCGGACGGCAACGGCGACGGCAAGTCGGACCCGAACAACATCTACGACGCGGCGCTGGCCACCGGCCGCTACCTGTGCTCCGGCGGGTTCGACCTGGCCAAGCCGGACCAGCTGCGCGGCGCGATCTACCGGTACAACAACTCCGACACGTATGTGAACACGGTGATCCTCTGGGCGGACGCGTACCGCAACGGGATCATGCAGGTCCCGGACAGCACGGTCCCGATCGGCGCCCCGAACGCGGCGCTGGCCCCGGCCCCGCCGTCCGTCCCGCCGCCCCCGGTGCCGACCACGACGCCGACCAGCGCGCCGCCTCCGACGACGACGCCGACCGTGCCGACTTCGAAGCCGTCGATCCCGTGCGCCTCGCCGACGACGACGGTGACCACGACGACGGTCACCAGCATCACGACAGTGCCGTCGCCGACGAACCCGCCGTCGTCCGATGGCACGACGACCCCACCGCCGACCACGACCCCCACGCCGACCTGCGGGGCGACGGTCACCTCGGTCACCACGTCGACCACTCCGACGACCACGACCACCGTGGTGCCCACCTCGCCCTGA